A window of Deltaproteobacteria bacterium contains these coding sequences:
- the hutH gene encoding histidine ammonia-lyase, which translates to MSMPQTPRFHLGVDTLTTERLVTLARTPNPPVAVTPQAWQRLDGFRAHVDAVLTQGNTVYGINTGFGFLSDVAIPPVDLAQLQLNLVRSHACGVGDYSADEVVRALLILRAHSFLLGFSGVRAEVVRQVLLFLEHDILPVVPCQGSVGASGDLAPLAQLALGLLGEGEVKWRGETLPAARVLDQLGIAPLKLAPKEGLSLINGTQYMTTLAAFAVEEAKTLARSADIAAGLSLDAVRGTVAAYDARIHAARPHRGQKLVAANMLRLFAQTDSIMESHAHCGKVQDPYSFRCVPQVHGASRDTIAYCESVVNTELQSVTDNPLVFDGGDFVSGGNFHGQPVAFVMDFLAIAVAEIGSISERRIEKITNPHQSGLPAFATRNSGLNSGFMIPHVVAASLVSENKVLCHPASVDSIPTSADKEDHVSMGPIAARKARSVIINVRNILAIEYLASTQGLDLLAPLKPSTILAVVVNEVRFRAPAMDTDRSLQREIRAVADWLSEDGPAAKLAAAGCQIQ; encoded by the coding sequence ATGAGCATGCCGCAGACGCCCCGATTTCACCTTGGTGTGGATACTTTGACAACGGAGCGTCTGGTTACGCTAGCGCGGACCCCCAACCCTCCGGTGGCGGTGACGCCCCAAGCTTGGCAGAGACTGGATGGGTTTCGCGCTCACGTAGACGCAGTGCTGACTCAGGGCAACACAGTTTACGGGATCAACACCGGCTTTGGCTTCCTCTCCGACGTAGCCATACCTCCGGTAGATCTGGCGCAACTGCAACTCAATCTGGTGCGTTCCCATGCTTGTGGCGTCGGCGATTACTCCGCCGACGAAGTAGTCCGCGCGCTCTTGATCCTGCGAGCGCATTCCTTCCTCCTTGGATTTAGCGGCGTGCGGGCCGAGGTCGTGCGTCAAGTGCTACTATTTCTGGAGCACGATATCCTGCCAGTCGTGCCCTGTCAGGGCAGCGTCGGGGCATCAGGCGACCTGGCGCCACTGGCCCAGCTCGCCCTTGGCTTACTAGGGGAGGGTGAGGTTAAGTGGCGTGGGGAGACATTACCAGCGGCGCGTGTGCTTGATCAGCTGGGGATCGCACCCCTAAAACTGGCCCCCAAAGAGGGCTTGTCGCTTATCAACGGGACGCAGTACATGACGACCTTGGCGGCATTCGCAGTCGAGGAAGCAAAGACACTGGCGCGCAGTGCTGACATTGCCGCAGGGCTGAGTCTGGACGCTGTGCGTGGCACAGTCGCGGCTTACGATGCGCGGATCCATGCGGCGCGGCCGCACCGTGGTCAGAAATTAGTGGCGGCCAACATGCTGCGCCTTTTTGCCCAGACTGATTCCATCATGGAGAGCCATGCTCACTGCGGGAAAGTACAGGATCCATATAGTTTCCGCTGCGTGCCGCAGGTGCACGGCGCTAGTCGCGATACCATCGCGTACTGCGAATCAGTCGTTAACACTGAGCTGCAAAGTGTGACCGATAATCCGCTCGTCTTTGACGGCGGTGATTTCGTGAGTGGTGGCAATTTTCATGGTCAGCCCGTGGCATTCGTTATGGATTTTCTAGCCATCGCTGTCGCAGAGATCGGTAGTATCTCGGAGCGCCGCATTGAGAAGATCACAAACCCTCACCAAAGCGGTCTACCCGCCTTCGCGACGCGCAATAGTGGGTTAAATTCGGGCTTTATGATTCCGCACGTAGTTGCTGCATCGCTGGTATCCGAGAATAAAGTCCTATGTCACCCTGCCAGTGTCGACAGCATTCCAACGTCCGCTGATAAAGAAGATCACGTGAGCATGGGACCAATTGCAGCGAGAAAAGCGCGTAGCGTCATTATTAATGTCCGTAACATCCTCGCTATCGAGTATTTAGCCTCCACTCAAGGCCTAGACTTGCTGGCTCCACTCAAGCCATCAACCATCTTAGCTGTAGTCGTGAACGAGGTCAGATTTAGGGCGCCTGCAATGGACACGGATAGGTCCCTTCAGCGCGAGATTCGTGCGGTCGCGGATTGGCTGAGCGAAGATGGCCCTGCAGCCAAATTGGCAGCGGCTGGTTGTCAGATCCAGTAG
- a CDS encoding prephenate dehydrogenase/arogenate dehydrogenase family protein, protein MLQSAIRCCAVTWPSYATPLTNRQVRCRLEATGTLYLAKGSRTPDYHIVITWASHEHHVDMTAKLSTLRDQVRAIDDQLLELVAQRLRLAEEIGQIKFAANLPIKDYQVEKAVLERSRSKASTLGIYSSLAEELSRLLIRYAVIAQDDDRSQRQRHHHGPARRVTVVGGRGRMGRWISDFFDTFGDHVSHVDQPSGSNKDSRYPLLSSLAAACDSDVIVLATPISITSEIIEELTRLKTKALVFDICSLKTPLMSALKAAQTAGLRIGSAHPMFGPDVEVLVDRNVMICDVGDAKVTHEVRALFESTTAHITEVSLERHDELMSYVLGLSHLSNLVFADVLAKGEVSFSNLRGAASTTFNAQLGVTIPVTMENPALYYEIQTENSYSPKMLGLLAQSLDSYARAIKSRDAQAFLGLMNEAKAYFGERPV, encoded by the coding sequence ATGCTCCAAAGTGCTATCAGGTGCTGCGCGGTAACGTGGCCCAGTTATGCCACTCCTCTCACGAATCGACAAGTTCGCTGTCGCCTCGAGGCCACAGGTACGCTATACCTAGCTAAAGGGTCGAGAACCCCTGATTATCACATAGTTATCACATGGGCATCACATGAGCATCACGTGGATATGACGGCTAAACTCTCCACCTTAAGGGACCAGGTCCGCGCCATTGACGACCAGCTCTTAGAGCTCGTCGCGCAGCGCCTCCGCCTAGCAGAGGAAATCGGCCAAATAAAATTCGCCGCCAATCTCCCGATCAAAGACTACCAGGTAGAGAAGGCCGTCCTCGAGCGAAGCCGTAGCAAGGCGAGCACGTTGGGCATCTACTCAAGTTTGGCCGAGGAACTATCGCGACTGCTGATTCGCTATGCGGTGATCGCCCAGGATGACGACCGCTCCCAGCGTCAACGGCACCACCACGGACCAGCGCGACGGGTCACCGTGGTCGGGGGGCGCGGCCGGATGGGGCGCTGGATCTCAGATTTTTTTGATACCTTTGGCGACCACGTTAGCCACGTCGACCAGCCCAGCGGCAGTAACAAGGATTCACGCTACCCGCTACTCAGTTCACTGGCCGCAGCCTGTGACTCGGACGTCATTGTCCTTGCCACCCCAATCAGTATCACGTCTGAAATCATCGAGGAACTCACAAGGCTCAAAACCAAAGCCCTTGTGTTTGACATTTGTTCTCTCAAGACGCCGCTCATGAGCGCGCTCAAAGCGGCGCAGACGGCTGGTCTGCGCATCGGTTCTGCACACCCGATGTTTGGACCGGATGTCGAGGTACTGGTCGACCGCAACGTCATGATCTGCGACGTCGGCGACGCTAAGGTCACTCACGAAGTGCGTGCCCTGTTTGAATCGACAACGGCCCACATCACCGAAGTTTCGTTGGAACGGCACGATGAGCTTATGAGCTATGTGCTTGGACTATCGCACCTGAGTAATTTAGTTTTTGCCGATGTATTAGCAAAAGGCGAAGTGAGCTTCTCTAACCTACGTGGGGCGGCATCGACCACGTTCAATGCACAGCTCGGCGTGACCATTCCTGTGACGATGGAAAATCCAGCCCTCTACTATGAAATACAGACTGAAAACAGTTACAGCCCCAAAATGCTCGGTCTCCTAGCACAATCACTCGACAGCTACGCGCGCGCGATTAAAAGCCGCGATGCACAGGCATTTCTGGGACTGATGAACGAGGCTAAAGCGTATTTTGGTGAGCGCCCAGTTTAA
- a CDS encoding bifunctional phosphoribosyl-AMP cyclohydrolase/phosphoribosyl-ATP diphosphatase HisIE, which yields MDQVDFAKQAGLVPAVIQDHASGEVLMLGYMNQESLTLTLTSGDVTFYSRSRSKLWRKGETSGHVLRAKSISLDCDRDTLLIKAEALGPTCHTGSVSCFSENAASTFATLPKLWTKIVERAAAADTTSSYTATLLAAGIQRQAQKVGEEGVEVALAAVAADDQALLGESADLLYHLLVLLRGRGLSLDQVCRVLDERAR from the coding sequence ATGGACCAAGTTGATTTTGCTAAACAGGCGGGACTGGTACCGGCAGTGATCCAGGATCATGCCAGTGGCGAAGTGCTGATGCTTGGTTATATGAATCAAGAGAGTCTTACGTTAACCCTGACGAGCGGCGATGTGACTTTCTACAGCCGTAGCCGGTCAAAGCTATGGCGCAAGGGCGAGACCAGTGGTCACGTGCTACGTGCTAAATCCATCTCATTAGACTGCGACCGCGACACGCTGCTAATTAAGGCCGAGGCTCTGGGGCCAACCTGCCACACGGGCAGTGTTAGTTGCTTTTCCGAAAATGCAGCCTCAACTTTTGCGACGTTACCTAAACTGTGGACTAAAATTGTTGAGCGCGCAGCCGCAGCCGACACCACGAGTTCCTACACGGCAACACTGTTGGCCGCAGGGATCCAGCGCCAAGCACAAAAGGTGGGTGAAGAAGGGGTCGAAGTGGCACTTGCTGCGGTAGCAGCAGATGATCAGGCCCTACTTGGCGAGAGTGCTGACTTGCTCTACCATCTACTGGTATTACTGCGCGGCCGCGGTCTTAGTTTGGACCAAGTCTGCCGCGTCCTAGACGAGAGAGCTCGTTAA
- the hisF gene encoding imidazole glycerol phosphate synthase subunit HisF, protein MLRKRLIPCLDVRDGMVVKGVKFADHVVMGDIVALAQRYRDAGADELVFYDIKASTVGATVARSWIERVAAILDIPFCVAGGIHDVASARAVLAAGADKVSVNSKALARPELITELAETFGSQAVVVGVDSRTASDDPGDWQVYQFTGSASTMRGTGRRTLDWVREAEERGAGEIVLNCMDQDGVRTGYDLEQLRAVRAVVRIPLIASGGAGALEHFAAVFRDADVDGALAAGAFHAGTLTVSQVKEYLRSQGIEVRQ, encoded by the coding sequence GTGCTGCGCAAACGGCTAATACCATGTCTGGATGTACGCGACGGTATGGTGGTCAAAGGCGTGAAGTTCGCTGACCACGTGGTCATGGGGGATATCGTCGCGTTAGCCCAGCGTTACCGTGACGCTGGCGCCGACGAGCTCGTGTTTTACGATATTAAAGCAAGCACCGTTGGGGCCACAGTTGCACGCTCTTGGATTGAACGTGTGGCAGCGATCCTTGACATACCGTTCTGTGTGGCAGGTGGTATTCACGATGTTGCCAGCGCTCGTGCCGTCCTGGCGGCGGGAGCTGACAAGGTATCGGTAAATTCAAAGGCATTAGCGCGCCCTGAGCTCATTACGGAACTCGCAGAGACCTTTGGTAGTCAGGCCGTCGTTGTCGGCGTTGATTCCAGAACTGCCAGCGATGATCCCGGTGACTGGCAGGTTTACCAGTTCACAGGGAGCGCCTCTACCATGCGCGGAACTGGCCGCCGAACCCTTGACTGGGTGCGCGAGGCTGAGGAGCGCGGAGCTGGCGAAATCGTCCTTAACTGTATGGATCAAGACGGTGTGCGGACGGGATACGACTTAGAACAACTCCGGGCGGTGCGGGCAGTCGTCAGGATTCCGCTTATTGCATCCGGTGGGGCAGGGGCACTCGAGCACTTTGCCGCTGTTTTCAGAGATGCCGACGTGGATGGTGCCCTGGCGGCTGGAGCGTTCCACGCCGGTACACTGACCGTGAGTCAGGTTAAGGAATACTTACGAAGTCAAGGTATCGAGGTGCGGCAGTGA